In the genome of Sander vitreus isolate 19-12246 chromosome 13, sanVit1, whole genome shotgun sequence, one region contains:
- the sptbn2 gene encoding spectrin family protein isoform X2 — translation MELGHRDREPCLSPAAFVNQVQYSNILEGRFKQLQDEREAVQKKTFTKWVNSHLGRVTCRIGDLYTDLRDGRMLIRLLEVLSGEQLPKPTKGRMRIHCLENVDKALQFLKEQKVHLENMGSHDIVDGNHRLTLGLIWTIILRFQIQDISVETADNKEKKSAKDALLLWCQMKTAGYPNVNIHNFTTSWRDGLAFSAIVHKHRPDVIEFDNLKRSNAHYNLQNAFNVAEKELGLTKLLDPEDVNVDQPDEKSIITYVATYYHYFSKMKALAVEGKRIGKVLDYAIEADELIEKYETLASELLQWIEQTIGTLNDRQLANSLNAVQNQLQAFNSYRTVEKPPKFTEKGNLEVLLFTIQSKMRANNQKVYMPREGKLISDINKAWERLEKAEHERELALRNELIRQEKLEMLAARFDRKAAMRETWLSENQRLVSQDNFGTDLGAVEAATRKHEAIETDIGAYWERVAAVEAVAKELEAERYHDVRRVIARRDNVLRLWEYLKELLAARRERLNAHRDLQRLFEEMRYIMDWMAEMKSRLQSQDSGKHLHDVLDLLQKHTLVEADISAQAERIKAVQGAAQRFTSYEQAYKPCEPGLVSEKVDLLGQAYEELGQLAGKRRLRLEDSHRLWQFLWDVGEEAAWIREQEQILASGDCGRDLTSALHLLSKHEAFRDEMAARYGPLSNSIAAGEALVQEGHFGAPEVTERIEDIRAQWTHLEETTKLREQSLKEAVALHQFQTDANDMEAWIMETLRQVSSQEVGHDEFSTQTLARKQREIEEEIQSHRPGIDSLHEQVQALPQAYIHFPEVDGRLPAIEQRFEELESLSAARRQALEGALALYRMFSEAGACQLWVEEKEQWLHGMEIPTKLEDLEVVQQRFETLEPEMNNLGIRVTDVNQVAEQLLSSDNCSKAQIHQTRDQLHNRWKEFEQLAGQKKVALESALNIQNYHLECNEIQTWMKEKTKVIESTQSLGNDLAGVMALQRKLTGMERDLEAIQGKLDDLRNEAEKLATEHPHQAEEIQGHLAGIQEVWEELNATMKRREESLGEASKLQGFLRDLDDFQSWLSRTQTAVASEDIPTSLPEAESLLAQHESIKNEVDNYKEDYEKMRAVGEEVTQGQTDAQHMFLAQRLQALDTGWHELRRMWENRHSLLAQAFDYQTFLRDAKQAEAFLNSQEYVLSHTEMPTSLQGAEEAIKKHEDFLTTTEASEEKITGVVEAGRRLINDCNANSDKIQEKVDSIQERHVKNKEAANELLTKLKDNRELQHFLQDGQELTLWINEKMLTAQDMSYDEARNLHSKWQKHQAFMAELASNKDWLDKIDKEGQALVAEKPELKPVVQQTLEDLQRQWEELEGTTRTKAQCLFDANRAELFTQSCSALDVWLKNLEGQLYSDDFGKDLTSVNILLKKHQMLEHQMEVREKEVQSLQSQALALSQEDAGLTEVDGQQRRVTDNFSNLQDPLELRRQRLLASKEAHQFNRDLEDEILWVKERMPLADSTDHGKDLPTVQLLIKKNQTLQKEIQGHQPRIDDIHRRGKTQSQVDGERQSVLEERLVELQDLWDQLIAETDKRHARLMEANRAQQFYTDAAEAEAWMGEQELHMMSEEKAKDEQSALVMVKKHQTLEQALEDYAQTIHQLANSSRLMVTSEHPESERITLRQAQVDKLYAGLKDLAEERRGRLQERLRLTQLKREVDDLEQWIAEREVVAGSHELGQDYEHVTMLRDKFREFARDTSTIGQERVDGVNGLADDLIESGHPENASVAEWKDGLNEAWADLLELIDTRTQMLAASYELHRFHQDAMEVLGRVKEKREGLPSDLGRDLNTVQHLHRQHNTFENDIQALSGQVNQVQDDAARLQKAYAGEKADDINRSEHAVTSAWEGLIEAGQARRLLLLDTVEKFRFFNMVRDLMLWMDGVNLQIDAHDSPRDVSSAGLVIANHQDIKSEIETRADSFTACIEMGNTLINNNHYAADEIREKLAQLQEKREKINKKWQDKMDHLQIVLEVLQFGRDAYVAESWLAGQEPLVRAAELGSNVDEVESLIKRHEAFEKLAAAWEDRFVLLEKLTTLEEHEMQRRREEEERARRPPTPPPAEVAQSEAESHAHDSAARTSLDQTTLNQSVSVNGVHSDNDTSQGSETESVNGPGRDSGLASSRLDPSATLPSRGGAESEPDTMEGMLCRKQEMESHSKKSASRSWQNVYCVLRKGSLGFYKDGKSASNGIPYHGEVPISLGEAVCEVANDYKKRKFVFKLRLGDGKEYLFQAKDEAEMSSWIRSIISSIPTGSGDSPVGPRALSRAMTMPPISPSSGDAGGVTMRNKDGKEKDREKRFSFFGKKK, via the exons ATGAGCGTGAAGCAGTACAGAAGAAGACCTTCACCAAATGGGTAAACTCTCACTTAGGCCGAGTGACCTGTCGCATTGGTGACTTGTACACCGACCTGCGCGATGGCCGCATGCTCATCCGCCTTCTGGAAGTGCTCTCAGGAGAACAGCTG CCAAAGCCCACTAAGGGCCGCATGCGTATCCACTGCCTGGAAAATGTTGATAAAGCCCTGCAGTTTCTCAAGGAGCAAAAGGTCCATCTAGAAAACATGGGCTCACATGACATTGTGGATGGGAATCACCGTCTTACCCTGGGTCTCATCTGGACCATCATCCTTCGCTTCCAG ATCCAGGACATCAGTGTGGAGACGGCGGACAACAAGGAGAAGAAATCAGCCAAAGATGCCCTACTGCTTTGGTGCCAAATGAAAACTGCTGG ATACCCCAATGTCAACATCCACAACTTCACTACGAGCTGGAGAGATGGTCTCGCGTTCAGTGCCATCGTGCACAAACACAG ACCTGACGTGATTGAGTTTGACAACCTGAAGAGGTCCAATGCTCACTACAATCTCCAGAATGCTTTCAATGTGGCTGAGAAGGAACTGGGGCTTACCAAGCTGCTGGACCCAGAAG ATGTTAATGTTGATCAGCCTGATGAAAAGTCCATCATTACCTATGTGGCGACCTACTACCATTACTTCTCCAAGATGAAAGCCCTGGCAGTGGAGGGCAAACGAATTGGCAAG GTACTGGACTATGCTATTGAGGCTGATGAGCTGATAGAGAAGTATGAGACCCTTGCCTCAGAGCTGCTGCAGTGGATTGAGCAGACCATAGGGACGCTCAATGACCGGCAGCTAGCTAACTCACTGAATGCTGTGCAGAACCAGCTCCAGGCTTTCAACTCTTACCGGACTGTGGAGAAACCCCCCAA ATTTACAGAGAAAGGAAACTTGGAAGTTCTTCTCTTTACTATCCAGAGCAAGATGAGGGCAAACAATCAGAAAGTCTACATGCCAAGAGAGGGCAAACTCATCTCAGACATCAATAAG GCATGGGAGCGACTGGAAAAGGCAGAGCATGAACGAGAGCTGGCACTGAGAAATGAGTTGATTCgccaggagaagctggagatgCTCGCTGCCCGTTTTGACCGCAAAGCAGCTATGCGGGAAACGTGGCTAAGTGAGAACCAGAGGCTAGTGTCTCAG GACAACTTTGGAACTGACTTGGGAGCCGTGGAAGCTGCCACCCGTAAACACGAAGCAATTGAGACAGACATTGGGGCATATTGGGAACGTGTGGCTGCTGTGGAGGCTGTTGCCAAAGAGCTGGAAGCAGAGAGGTACCATGATGTGCGGCGTGTTATTGCGCGAAGGGATAATGTGCTTCGACTCTGGGAATACCTGAAAGAGCTTCTGGCTGCACGCAGAGAGCGGCTGAACGCCCATCGTGACCTACAGAGACTGTTTGAGGAGATGCGCTACATCATGGACtggatggcagagatgaag AGCCGTCTGCAGTCCCAGGACAGTGGCAAACATTTGCATGATGTGTTAGACCTACTGCAGAAACACACTCTGGTAGAGGCTGACATTTCAGCTCAGGCAGAGAGGATCAAGGCAGTGCAGGGAGCCGCACAGCGCTTCACTTCCTATGAACAGG CCTACAAACCATGTGAGCCAGGACTAGTAAGTGAGAAGGTTGACCTGCTTGGTCAAGCCTATGAGGAGCTTGGTCAGCTTGCTGGGAAACGCAGATTGCGCCTCGAGGACTCGCACCGCCTGTGGCAGTTTCTGTGGGATGTGGGAGAGGAGGCAGCCTGGATCAGGGAGCAGGAGCAGATCCTGGCCAGTGGAGACTGTGGACGTGACCTCACTTCTGCCCTTCACCTGCTTAGCAAACATGAGGCCTTCAGGGATGAGATGGCAGCCCGTTATGGCCCCCTGAGTAACAGCATTGCTGCTGGAGAAGCTTTGGTTCAGGAGGGTCACTTTGGAGCCCCAGAGGTCACTGAGAGGATTGAAGACATCCGTGCACAGTGGACACAtctggaggag ACAACTAAGCTCAGAGAGCAGAGTCTTAAGGAAGCGGTGGCCCTGCACCAGTTTCAAACGGATGCCAATGACATGGAGGCATGGATCATGGAGACACTTAGACAGGTTTCCAGTCAGGAGGTGGGCCACGATGAGTTCTCCACCCAAACACTCGCTCGCAAGCAGAGGGAGATAGAAGAGGAGATCCAGAGTCACCGCCCTGGCATCGACTCACTGCATGAGCAGGTCCAAGCACTGCCACAGGCCTATATACATTTCCCTGAg GTGGATGGTCGCCTACCTGCTATTGAGCAGCGCTTTGAAGAACTGGAGTCTCTGTCAGCAGCTCGGCGCCAGGCTCTGGAAGGTGCCCTGGCCCTCTACCGCATGTTCAGTGAAGCTGGTGCCTGCCAGCTCTGGGTGGAGGAAAAGGAGCAGTGGTTACATGGCATGGAGATCCCTACCAAACTGGAGGACTTAGAGGTGGTGCAGCAGAG ATTCGAGACACTGGAACCTGAGATGAACAACCTAGGCATTCGTGTCACTGATGTGAACCAGGTCGCCGAGCAGCTGCTGAGCTCCGACAACTGTAGCAAAGCCCAAATCCACCAGACACGAGACCAACTGCACAACAG ATGGAAGGAGTTCGAACAACTGGCTGGCCAAAAGAAAGTAGCTCTAGAGTCGGCCCTTAACATCCAGAACTACCACTTGGAGTGTAATGAGATCCAAACTTGGATGAAGGAAAAGACCAAAGTGATTGAATCCACCCAGAGCCTGGGCAATGACCTGGCTGGAGTGATGGCACTGCAACGCAAACTCACTGGCATGGAGAGGGACCTGGAGGCCATTCAG GGCAAACTGGATGACCTGAGAAACGAGGCTGAAAAGCTGGCCACGGAACATCCACATCAGGCTGAAGAGATCCAAGGACACCTGGCAGGGATTCAAGAGGTGTGGGAGGAGTTGAACGCCACCATGAAGCGGCGTGAGGAGTCATTGGGCGAAGCCAGCAAGCTGCAGGGCTTCCTTAGGGATCTGGATGACTTCCAGTCCTGGCTGTCCCGCACCCAGACAGCCGTGGCCTCTGAGGACATTCCCACCTCTCTGCCAGAGGCTGAGAGTTTGCTAGCCCAACATGAGAGTATCAAGAATGAGGTGGATAACTATAAGGAGGACTATGAGAAGATGCGGGCGGTTGGTGAGGAGGTGACCCAAGGTCAGACCGACGCCCAGCACATGTTCTTGGCCCAAAGGCTCCAGGCACTTGACACTGGCTGGCATGAGTTGCGTCGCATGTGGGAGAACCGCCACAGTCTTTTGGCCCAAGCCTTTGACTACCAGACTTTCTTGAGAGACGCAAAGCAGGCAGAGGCTTTCCTCAACAGTCAG GAGTATGTGCTGTCCCACACAGAGATGCCCACCAGTCTTCAGGGAGCAGAGGAGGCCATTAAAAAGCATGAGGATTTTCTCACCACCACAGAGGCCAGTGAGGAGAAGATTACTGGTGTGGTTGAGGCTGGACGGCGCCTCATTAATGACTGTAATGCAAACTCTGATAAGATCCAGGAAAAAGTTGATTCCATCCAGGAAAG GCATGTTAAGAATAAGGAGGCTGCAAATGAATTGCTGACAAAGCTTAAGGATAACCGTGAACTGCAGCACTTCCTCCAAGATGGACAGGAG CTCACATTGTGGATCAATGAGAAGATGCTGACAGCACAGGACATGTCTTATGATGAGGCCAGAAATCTTCACAGCAAGTGGCAGAAACATCAGGCCTTCATGGCAGAGCTGGCCTCCAACAAAGACTGGCTAGACAAAATTGATAAG GAGGGTCAGGCACTGGTGGCGGAGAAGCCGGAGCTGAAACCTGTTGTTCAGCAGACCCTGGAGGACCTACAGCGTCAGTGGGAGGAGCTGGAGGGCACCACCCGCACCAAGGCCCAGTGCTTGTTTGATGCTAACCGGGCAGAGCTCTTTACACAGAGCTGCTCTGCTCTCGATGTCTGGCTGAAAAACCTTGAGGGTCAGCTGTATAGCGACGACTTTGGGAAAGATTTAACTAGTGTCAACATCCTGCTCAAAAAGCACCAG ATGCTTGAGCACCAGATGGAGGTCAGAGAGAAGGAGGTGCAGTCCCTCCAGTCTCAGGCTCTGGCCCTGTCTCAGGAGGACGCTGGACTCACGGAGGTAGATGGTCAGCAAAGGCGAGTCACTGATAACTTCTCCAATCTTCAGGATCCTCTCGAATTGAGGAGACAGCGACTACTCGCCTCCAAAGAAGCACATCAATTCAACAGAGATCTGGAGGATGAAATT CTATGGGTGAAAGAGAGGATGCCCCTGGCGGACTCCACAGACCATGGAAAAGACCTGCCCACCGTACAGCTGCTAATCAAGAAGAACCAG ACATTGCAGAAGGAGATCCAGGGCCACCAGCCACGCATCGATGACATCCATAGACGAGGCAAGACTCAGAGCCAGGTAGATGGTGAGAGACAGTCCGTCCTAGAGGAGCGCCTTGTTGAGCTGCAGGACCTCTGGGACCAGCTGATAGCCGAGACAGACAAGCGCCATGCCCGCCTAATGGAGGCCAATCGCGCCCAGCAGTTCTATACTGATGCAGCGGAGGCGGAGGCGTGGATGGGAGAACAAGAGTTACACATGATGTCAGAGGAAAAAGCCAAG GATGAGCAAAGTGCACTAGTGATGGTCAAGAAGCACCAGACCCTGGAACAGGCACTTGAAGACTATGCCCAAACCATTCACCAACTCGCCAACAGCAGCCGTCTCATGGTCACCAGTGAACACCCAGAGAG CGAGAGAATCACCTTACGGCAAGCTCAAGTTGACAAACTGTATGCAGGGTTGAAAGACCTCGCTGAGGAGCGTCGTGGGCGGCTTCAGGAGAGACTGCGGCTGACCCAGCTGAAGCGGGAGGTGGATGACCTGGAACAGTGGATTGCTGAGAGAGAGGTGGTTGCTGGCTCCCATGAACTAGGACAGGACTATGAACATGTCACA atGCTGAGAGACAAGTTCCGGGAGTTTGCTCGTGACACCAGCACCATCGGCCAAGAGCGTGTAGATGGTGTTAATGGGCTGGCAGATGACCTGATTGAGTCAGGTCATCCTGAGAACGCCAGTGTGGCTGAGTGGAAGGACGGGTTAAATGAGGCTTGGGCCGATCTGCTGGAGCTGAtcgacacacgcacacaaatgtTAGCAGCCTCCTATGAGTTGCACCGCTTCCATCAGGATGCCATGGAGGTGCTTGGACGTGTTAAGGAGAAGAGGGAGGGCCTGCCTTCTGACCTTGGCCGTGATCTGAACACTGTTCAGCATCTACACAGACAGCACAACACTTTTGAAAATGACATCCAGGCCCTTAGTGGACAG GTGAACCAGGTGCAAGATGACGCAGCACGGCTGCAGAAGGCTTATGCTGGGGAGAAAGCTGATGACATTAACAGGAGTGAACATGCTGTGACTTCTGCCTGGGAGGGCCTGATTGAGGCCGGTCAGGCCCGCAGGCTCCTCCTGCTGGACACTGTGGAGAAGTTCCGTTTCTTCAACATGGTGCGGGACCTCATGCTCTGGATGGACGGTGTCAACCTGCAGATAGATGCACATGACAGCCCCAG GGATGTGTCTTCTGCAGGGCTGGTCATTGCCAATCATCAGGACATCAAGTCAGAGATTGAGACCAGAGCAGACAGCTTTACTGCCTGTATTGAGATGGGAAATACTCTTATCAACAATAATCACTATGCAGCTGATGAG ATCCGAGAGAAACTGGCTCAACttcaggaaaagagagagaagatcaACAAAAAGTGGCAAGACAAGATGGACCATTTACAAATTG TGCTGGAGGTGTTGCAGTTCGGACGCGATGCTTATGTGGCAGAGTCTTGGTTGGCAGGGCAAGAACCTCTGGTGCGAGCAGCAGAGCTGGGCTCAAATGTGGATGAGGTAGAGAGCCTAATTAAGCGCCATGAGGCCTTTGAGAAACTTGCTGCAGCCTGGGAAGACCGCTTTGTGCTGCTGGAGAAACTCACTACA CTTGAGGAGCATGagatgcagaggaggagagaggaagaagagagagcaCGGCGACCCCCTACACCACCCCCAGCAGAAGTAGCACAATCTGAAGCAGAAAGTCATGCACATGATTCTGCAGCCAG AACCAGTCTGGACCAGACCACACTCAATCAGTCGGTGTCAGTGAATGGAGTTCACAGCGACAACGACACATCACAG GGCTCAGAGACTGAGTCTGTGAACGGACCAGGTAGAGACAGCGGGCTGGCATCCTCTCGCCTAGATCCTTCTGCCACGTTACCGAGCAGGGGTGGAGCGGAGTCTGAGCCAGATACCATGGAGGGGATGCTCTGTCGAAAACAGGAGATGGAGTCCCACAGCAAAAAGTCAGCTAGCAG GTCCTGGCAGAACGTGTACTGTGTCCTAAGAAAAGGAAGTCTCGGTTTCTATAAAGACGGCAAGAGCGCTAGCAACGGCATTCCATACCACGGAGAGGTACCCATCAGCCTCGGCGAGGCTGTGTGTGAGGTTGCGAACGACTATAAGAAGAGGAAATTTGTATTCAAGCTCAG GCTAGGGGATGGAAAAGAGTATCTGTTCCAAGCAAAGGATGAG GCGGAGATGAGCTCCTGGATCCGTTCCATCATCAGCTCCATTCCAACAGGATCAGGGGACTCGCCCGTAGGTCCAAGGGCCCTCAGCCGTGCCATGACGATGCCTCCCATCTCCCCCAGCTCAGGTGATGCTGGAGGTGTAACAATGCGCAACAAAGACGGGAAAGAGAAGGATCGTGAGAAGAGGTTTAGCTTCTTTGGCAAGAAAAAATAG